A genomic region of Methanothermobacter sp. CaT2 contains the following coding sequences:
- a CDS encoding DUF169 domain-containing protein → MDYRAMGERFRELLKLENEPVAIRWSVRAPQDIEREEGKSRFCKKLEKAMKGEVFYATADEEECMGGARYTGLRDAKEFPASMRSGAFLTAMGVYRDIPAVQRSWRNNLNIEPGIFRALIFAPLGRAEFEPDVIFIICNARQAMEILHANAYDSGSHGLGADSGPICSSMAALPYLTGKVTYGFGDTGSRRHMEIRDEDVMVSIPAGDLPRIVSNLEEMRTRRSFREE, encoded by the coding sequence ATGGATTACAGAGCAATGGGTGAAAGGTTCAGGGAACTTTTGAAGCTCGAGAATGAACCTGTGGCCATAAGGTGGTCAGTGAGGGCGCCACAGGACATCGAAAGGGAGGAAGGTAAATCAAGGTTCTGCAAGAAGCTTGAGAAGGCCATGAAGGGGGAGGTTTTCTATGCAACTGCAGATGAGGAGGAATGTATGGGGGGTGCAAGATACACAGGGTTAAGGGACGCGAAAGAGTTCCCGGCCAGTATGAGAAGCGGGGCATTCCTCACGGCCATGGGAGTCTACCGGGACATACCTGCAGTCCAGCGCTCCTGGAGAAACAATCTTAACATTGAACCTGGCATATTCAGGGCCCTGATATTCGCACCACTCGGAAGGGCTGAATTTGAACCGGACGTCATATTCATAATATGCAATGCCAGGCAGGCAATGGAGATACTCCACGCCAATGCCTACGATTCCGGTTCACATGGACTGGGGGCTGACTCAGGCCCCATATGCAGTTCAATGGCTGCACTCCCATATCTCACAGGTAAGGTAACCTATGGCTTCGGCGACACAGGGTCAAGGAGGCACATGGAGATCAGGGACGAGGACGTTATGGTGAGCATACCAGCAGGCGACCTTCCAAGGATAGTCTCAAACCTAGAGGAGATGAGAACCAGGAGGTCCTTCAGGGAGGAGTGA
- a CDS encoding zinc-ribbon domain-containing protein, producing the protein MAGAPKKFFDRIERDAFLEQAREFRDYDYDSLDKVGKALLVMDNTHPWTVMRASEILEWIESGAYSEIMERRTRDLETGFNCPKCGTTLNGDENFCGMCGSKLWCR; encoded by the coding sequence ATGGCGGGTGCTCCAAAAAAATTTTTTGACAGGATTGAAAGGGATGCATTCCTTGAACAGGCAAGGGAATTCAGGGATTATGACTATGACAGCCTTGATAAGGTAGGGAAGGCGCTTCTTGTAATGGATAACACCCATCCATGGACCGTTATGAGGGCATCTGAAATTCTTGAATGGATTGAATCCGGCGCATACAGTGAGATCATGGAGAGACGCACCAGAGATCTGGAAACAGGTTTTAACTGTCCCAAATGTGGAACAACCCTCAATGGTGATGAGAACTTCTGTGGAATGTGCGGATCGAAGTTATGGTGCCGATGA
- a CDS encoding carboxypeptidase regulatory-like domain-containing protein yields MRALLFTCLILFIIPGSVYATDGPPDDPGPDPDLSDYGNSSPYSAETDFIDPSGNVTTWMGDPVSGATVSALQDGNTVAETLTDENGHYSLTLTQGLYTMLVTAPDYIPETAEVDIDEPVTINFELRKKSSIYGEVTDRMGTPIPCVDVYVLDSDYNTLTDTVTDSEGRYTSNLDGELEGQTLLRVMFSGDMLYDAAVVVFMGPDDAVRLDCEMERLTILSGTVKAPMTVASSLPVHIYCEDEYGLYDELTVFTDSSGYYIAEIHEDTVSDVRAVGVNTYGYHEYFDNITLNASEVNVKDIELSEKAVLRVTAVGTDGSPLDDVYFSVMNDEIYREMYGPYGNATFAVEEGEIHLTASKVSYAEYHETLNSTEEFSDHTVTMIRMGLPSGLEGHVTDARTGEPVANAQVTVWVYPLTLYTVTDENGYYCFTSTEHPALVSGTPVEVDIQGYNYRDHHGSVVLPEGMMVYDVDLERVTTLRGRITDPDDNMVFATLKLSYLINGSEQLMYGDLYGEDGDEGYLFYNIPESDDGLYLLRAEHWFYRPFTRILGLNSSEDNIHDIVMEFYDGHLNITVTDRNGTPLPGVMVNLQGPGYLQRITTSNGTADFLHLPDGEWMITTLFRGYVPANLTVNITGGSSEQILIELIRKGLPATLQGHVYDISGNPLSGARVYFWPSSHPGWTSISATTDGTGFYNLSTKNFPEMVSGLTGTLEIFLSHYRGIETWMIIDEGVSVYDWYLEPWSSNITFTVSDNKGNPVSTTLYVSGGGDGFTLTTSPEGTGVLNNVPPDEYWDVMCYDYNYFDWDGYYYVLEENQNLTVDIILVPRTASRPIQGRVTDAGGVPITGARVEIRYLNGNTPSINTFSTNSTGEFRSYSITANLMKIIISKDGYNTLERDMTPQDLPFDGVFVLETESSLTGRVEGYVRDFFDSPLEGVPVVASRPGFSSVSTSTDSSGYYRFDLPAGSYTFTPSDTRYIATYSVGATVAPDTITGANFTLLMKNSIYGYVNRMVPDNIIPASGATIELYNYTELVSTAALNDGRYQLQAPGQGEYNVRVSYPFSPFYLDEYRMVNLDGDAVNEDFILRYGPFSGIHGTVTDESTGDPLEGVLVTLIYFAGEYESYSITTLTDEDGAYSFTSLQPIEYYYSLDFIKDGYVPLDDFWVGTLQIGENRPVDVTLQPLMESSVSGTLRCWAGLLEGTVTLDDSISLSTVGGYFEFRDIIPGWHWLQACVNGSEEIRDFNLLNGQHLNIDIYFITHILGRNPLPGSILNRPFNVSALLFGARPGATGASIKLYSKQGEVPGTGAWDGEWLIFTPSVILSGGQYTAEVRVPGELLERWNFTYYPITDSPPRVTSVKPADGSFYRMPSGIDVTVNVSNDPGNGLSELSRIYMDGLPLQTTLTGSYGNWQLRASITEISHGWHSLSVVAVDDQGLEGYRNWQIFISTMNPQISNLNVTPAFSPGRQSMHITADISEPLEVIVSFDDYNYSLNLGLFTERIDGYWDGFIRDSLGSRVPPDGPINFRVTGYARDHARTPTLSATTLIDRTGPEVIADVKEVWNTGLIEITGLLQDLSGILSLKATASAGNIISWMGDGSLFRVTLSVPQDGKYNITLNVTDRLGNTALRKYALTVDRVAPEIAFSLPVPGSTVRPAQVITFSISDSFSGFSRGYLLYHSVRYPELTPWNLEVLLDGHSITENLIYSQHVYADILEGNTPYGYNYMASLASVQVTYSPRDHGFLPQGTHTVTVRVSDRAGNNATRELSFSSITGPPDITERYMNMTGSGENETLTVSFDVQENSDRGFASFKLEIDGVTINTDPTVIMDIVPYRCTVIYNVKSGFQQGPHTINFHVVDGHGLSWTLNTGFYHIEPVPVPLENIISDGLYSPDLIEYSASHNHRVVYDNSTGFMGDGSIYGYCDMNGPDRSLLSRFSTRSGNYILPMGGQLSFTVAETPFMDSHDADFLSLWMTDVSVKTSVYWGWGGAVLVYFNDGRGFKLVEDDLKAIAGFDKLCSLQPSPILYARHEAPWGTRSGILDTAKTSAIGADRKTWKQYIVKIPDDLDKSHLSVVFVWETVNWFQNSVPQNSTVSVSSRISSLEFLKTIVDYTTPEDGAVSVPLNYTIRAYFNVPMDPSSISEDVFHIMKDGFTVNGTAGYIESLNCAYFKPSTELGGLKLFTGYIGPDIRTVYGKILPSMEPYTWTFTTARGYPTVWEEIFYNGEKYQIFLVWGPGYNGGKPAYLGSPAYLSSIYGQLLEIDVVKYVNGKYYEVSNPDIRNIVFLGALRKSFYESLTLTGLSLIDQAQVDYVTDAASSILSDIAYYSWLIATFGQIPGAPDADDVIRASIARAIGSGVYQIHVPGYYDKLLNTFSTTLTGVNVLNDAYIKINKWLKVIPGGTEKNALSDVLSVLDVVDKSLQFQKDMVEYIFTLMWQLEVADTYRPQLVLIRDYTSGDTREALTELLTWDESSIMSEISGLILRFYIEQGLSLLKDEVNDVLMKTPAMPAVLIMKVLEKVVSYLKIFDFRSQAWTAKYIADASNQFIQVREGLIEALKYHAQKTPWDYSLISMASGLCYSTASDFFETRTEMVKILKRWPSLIAGTDPARLDYLLGVYSGLAADYRGHASNIIPDLFSSSRDLSLLLPLIKSPATASPTYIHIGAFSPVTLLITAPDGRRIGYDPLKGIVNDFGAEAFYNSPYSEPQAIVLPMIEGEFRIQLYGVDSGSYRIILEVLDENMEPLSGSEWIGEAVPGMMKSFSCFVDGFGSSYRHDATPPVITVTGVRNGGVYTGTVRPVITVSDDNLESWISILNGDPYTGGPVTAPGTYYMIIRASDGVNIVYSLIVFTIKAAATPGGTGVTPGGVFIEQISRLSAGPVSAGGSIAESVINMTAVPGGQKKVVDYTWLLAGLLVSVLIAGLYSAIRKMNK; encoded by the coding sequence ATGAGGGCCCTGCTTTTCACATGCCTGATCCTTTTTATAATCCCTGGATCTGTATATGCAACTGATGGTCCGCCAGATGATCCTGGACCGGACCCGGATCTCTCTGATTACGGTAACAGCTCACCATATTCCGCTGAAACTGATTTTATAGACCCTTCGGGGAATGTGACCACCTGGATGGGGGATCCTGTCAGTGGGGCCACAGTTTCTGCACTGCAGGACGGTAACACGGTGGCTGAAACCCTGACTGATGAGAATGGTCATTACAGTCTAACCCTAACACAGGGACTGTACACGATGCTTGTCACAGCACCTGATTACATCCCGGAAACCGCTGAAGTTGATATTGATGAACCTGTAACCATTAACTTTGAACTCAGGAAGAAGAGCTCCATCTACGGGGAGGTCACCGATAGGATGGGAACCCCCATTCCCTGTGTAGATGTTTATGTACTTGATTCTGATTATAACACGCTTACAGACACCGTCACAGATTCAGAGGGGAGGTACACCTCCAATCTCGATGGTGAACTTGAAGGTCAGACCCTCCTCAGGGTCATGTTCAGCGGTGACATGTTATATGATGCTGCTGTGGTGGTTTTCATGGGCCCTGATGATGCTGTCCGTTTAGACTGTGAGATGGAGCGCCTCACAATCCTCAGCGGCACCGTGAAGGCCCCGATGACAGTAGCATCATCCTTACCAGTCCATATTTACTGTGAGGATGAATACGGGCTTTATGATGAACTGACCGTATTTACTGACAGTTCAGGTTACTACATTGCTGAAATCCATGAGGACACGGTCAGCGATGTAAGGGCCGTTGGTGTTAACACCTACGGCTACCATGAATACTTTGATAATATAACCCTCAATGCATCTGAGGTTAACGTAAAGGACATTGAACTCTCAGAGAAGGCGGTCCTCCGTGTCACCGCAGTCGGCACGGATGGCTCCCCCCTTGATGATGTATACTTTTCAGTTATGAACGATGAGATCTACCGGGAGATGTATGGTCCTTATGGAAACGCCACCTTTGCGGTTGAGGAGGGTGAAATCCACCTGACAGCTTCAAAGGTGTCATACGCGGAATACCATGAGACCCTGAATAGCACAGAGGAATTCAGTGATCATACAGTAACCATGATAAGGATGGGGTTACCCTCCGGTCTGGAGGGCCACGTCACCGATGCCAGGACAGGAGAACCCGTTGCGAATGCCCAGGTAACCGTCTGGGTCTATCCGCTCACACTCTACACAGTTACAGATGAGAATGGTTATTACTGCTTCACGAGCACAGAACACCCTGCACTTGTATCCGGGACCCCTGTCGAAGTAGACATACAGGGCTATAATTACAGGGACCATCATGGATCCGTCGTACTTCCCGAGGGTATGATGGTGTATGATGTTGACCTTGAAAGGGTCACCACCCTCAGGGGACGCATCACCGACCCTGACGATAATATGGTCTTTGCCACCCTGAAACTGTCCTACCTTATCAATGGTTCAGAGCAGCTGATGTACGGGGATCTCTATGGAGAAGATGGTGATGAGGGTTACCTCTTCTATAACATACCTGAATCAGATGATGGTCTGTACCTCTTAAGGGCTGAACACTGGTTCTACCGCCCCTTCACCCGGATTTTAGGGCTGAACTCATCAGAGGATAACATCCATGATATCGTCATGGAGTTCTATGATGGACACCTGAATATCACGGTCACGGACAGAAACGGTACACCACTTCCAGGAGTCATGGTAAATCTTCAGGGACCCGGATACCTTCAGAGAATAACCACCTCAAACGGAACCGCAGATTTTCTGCATCTCCCTGATGGTGAATGGATGATAACCACCCTCTTCAGGGGTTATGTGCCAGCAAACCTCACAGTTAACATTACAGGCGGAAGTTCAGAGCAAATCCTGATAGAACTCATCAGGAAGGGGCTACCAGCCACCCTCCAGGGTCACGTATATGACATCAGCGGAAATCCGTTATCGGGTGCAAGGGTCTACTTCTGGCCATCAAGTCATCCGGGCTGGACCAGTATCTCCGCCACAACGGATGGCACCGGATTCTATAACCTTTCCACAAAAAATTTCCCTGAGATGGTCTCAGGACTCACAGGTACCCTTGAGATCTTTTTATCCCATTACAGGGGCATTGAAACCTGGATGATAATCGATGAGGGTGTCAGTGTATATGACTGGTACCTTGAACCCTGGTCATCAAATATAACCTTCACGGTGAGCGACAATAAAGGCAACCCTGTCTCCACCACACTCTATGTATCAGGCGGCGGGGATGGCTTCACTCTCACCACATCCCCTGAGGGGACGGGAGTGCTGAATAACGTCCCCCCGGACGAGTACTGGGATGTGATGTGTTACGATTATAACTACTTTGACTGGGATGGATATTATTATGTCCTGGAGGAGAACCAGAACCTCACCGTGGACATCATACTTGTACCAAGAACTGCTTCACGTCCCATACAGGGCAGGGTAACCGATGCCGGTGGCGTCCCCATTACAGGTGCACGTGTTGAGATCCGGTACCTGAACGGTAACACACCCTCCATCAACACCTTCAGCACCAATTCCACCGGGGAATTCAGATCCTATTCCATTACAGCAAACCTCATGAAAATCATCATCTCAAAGGATGGCTATAATACCCTTGAAAGGGATATGACCCCCCAGGATTTACCCTTTGATGGTGTTTTCGTCCTTGAAACTGAATCATCCCTGACAGGTAGAGTTGAAGGTTATGTGAGGGACTTCTTTGATTCACCCCTCGAGGGTGTCCCTGTTGTGGCTTCAAGACCGGGCTTTAGCAGCGTATCCACATCCACTGATTCATCAGGTTATTACAGGTTCGATTTACCAGCAGGTAGCTACACCTTCACTCCCAGTGACACACGTTACATAGCCACATACAGTGTGGGCGCCACTGTGGCTCCTGATACCATCACAGGGGCAAACTTCACCCTCCTTATGAAAAACTCCATCTACGGATATGTGAATCGCATGGTGCCTGATAATATCATTCCAGCATCAGGGGCCACCATTGAACTCTATAATTACACTGAACTCGTATCAACGGCAGCCCTTAATGATGGAAGGTACCAGCTTCAGGCGCCGGGTCAGGGCGAATATAACGTCAGGGTATCCTATCCATTCTCTCCATTCTATCTAGATGAATACAGGATGGTGAACCTGGATGGAGACGCTGTGAACGAGGATTTCATACTCAGGTACGGACCATTCTCAGGAATACATGGAACCGTGACCGATGAATCCACAGGAGATCCCCTTGAGGGTGTGCTTGTGACCCTGATTTACTTTGCCGGGGAGTATGAGTCCTACAGTATAACCACCCTCACCGATGAGGACGGCGCCTACAGTTTCACTTCACTGCAACCCATTGAATATTATTACAGCCTTGATTTCATAAAGGACGGGTATGTTCCCTTAGATGATTTCTGGGTCGGGACTCTCCAGATAGGTGAGAACCGACCCGTTGATGTTACCCTCCAGCCGCTGATGGAATCCTCTGTCTCAGGGACCCTCAGGTGCTGGGCAGGTCTTCTTGAAGGGACAGTCACCCTTGATGATAGCATATCCCTCTCAACAGTGGGTGGATACTTTGAGTTCAGGGACATCATCCCGGGATGGCACTGGCTCCAGGCGTGCGTCAATGGCTCCGAGGAAATACGCGACTTCAACCTGCTGAACGGTCAGCACCTCAACATCGACATATACTTCATTACGCACATCCTCGGGAGAAACCCCCTCCCGGGATCAATCCTCAACAGGCCCTTCAATGTCAGCGCCCTGCTTTTCGGTGCAAGGCCAGGCGCCACCGGTGCCAGCATTAAGCTTTACAGTAAACAGGGCGAAGTGCCAGGGACAGGTGCCTGGGACGGTGAGTGGCTCATATTCACACCATCAGTCATTCTGAGCGGTGGTCAGTACACCGCAGAGGTCAGGGTGCCAGGTGAGCTTCTGGAGAGATGGAACTTCACCTATTACCCCATAACAGACAGCCCTCCCAGGGTTACATCCGTGAAGCCGGCTGATGGTTCATTCTACAGGATGCCCTCCGGTATTGATGTGACCGTGAACGTCAGTAATGATCCCGGTAACGGTCTCTCAGAGCTATCCCGGATCTACATGGATGGACTTCCACTGCAGACAACATTAACTGGAAGTTACGGTAACTGGCAGCTGAGGGCCAGCATTACAGAGATCAGCCATGGATGGCACAGCCTCAGTGTGGTGGCCGTTGATGATCAGGGACTTGAGGGGTACAGGAACTGGCAGATATTCATCTCAACAATGAACCCCCAGATCAGCAATCTGAATGTAACTCCAGCCTTCTCCCCGGGAAGACAGTCCATGCATATAACTGCAGATATCAGCGAACCCCTTGAGGTGATTGTAAGTTTCGATGATTATAATTATTCCCTCAACCTTGGTTTATTCACTGAGAGGATAGATGGGTACTGGGATGGTTTTATCAGGGATTCTCTGGGTTCGCGCGTCCCTCCAGACGGTCCAATAAATTTCAGGGTCACAGGTTATGCCAGGGATCACGCCAGAACCCCCACTTTGAGTGCCACGACTCTGATTGATAGGACAGGGCCGGAGGTAATCGCAGATGTGAAGGAAGTATGGAACACAGGGCTCATTGAGATAACGGGCCTTCTACAGGACCTTTCAGGAATATTGAGTCTCAAGGCCACAGCATCAGCTGGTAACATTATCTCATGGATGGGGGATGGGAGCCTCTTTCGTGTGACACTCTCTGTGCCACAAGATGGTAAATACAATATCACCCTAAACGTCACCGATCGGCTTGGTAACACCGCTCTGAGGAAGTACGCCCTGACTGTTGATAGGGTAGCACCTGAAATCGCCTTCAGTCTCCCTGTGCCAGGTTCAACAGTGAGACCGGCTCAGGTAATCACGTTCAGTATTTCAGATTCCTTCTCAGGGTTTTCAAGGGGATACCTCCTGTACCATTCAGTACGGTACCCTGAACTCACCCCCTGGAACCTTGAGGTCCTCCTGGATGGGCACAGTATAACTGAAAACCTTATCTACTCACAGCATGTTTACGCCGATATCCTGGAGGGCAATACACCCTATGGATATAATTACATGGCCTCCCTTGCATCCGTTCAGGTGACATACAGCCCCCGTGATCATGGATTCCTACCTCAGGGCACTCATACCGTGACCGTGAGGGTCTCTGACAGGGCAGGTAACAATGCAACACGAGAACTTTCCTTCTCAAGCATAACAGGCCCCCCTGATATCACAGAAAGGTATATGAACATGACCGGCAGCGGGGAAAATGAAACCCTCACAGTATCCTTTGATGTTCAGGAGAACTCTGATAGAGGATTTGCTTCCTTCAAACTTGAAATTGATGGTGTGACCATAAACACAGATCCGACCGTAATAATGGACATTGTCCCCTACAGGTGTACCGTTATCTACAATGTAAAATCAGGATTCCAGCAGGGACCGCACACCATAAACTTCCATGTCGTTGATGGTCATGGACTCTCATGGACACTTAACACAGGATTCTACCATATTGAACCGGTTCCTGTACCCCTTGAGAACATCATATCCGATGGTCTCTACAGCCCTGATTTAATTGAGTACTCAGCATCACACAATCACCGTGTGGTATATGATAACTCAACAGGATTCATGGGTGACGGTTCGATTTATGGATACTGTGACATGAATGGACCTGATCGCAGCCTTCTATCAAGGTTCAGTACCCGTTCAGGTAACTATATCCTGCCAATGGGAGGACAGCTATCATTCACAGTCGCCGAGACGCCCTTCATGGATTCCCATGACGCTGATTTTCTCTCATTATGGATGACAGATGTTAGCGTGAAAACCAGTGTCTACTGGGGCTGGGGTGGCGCAGTTCTCGTATACTTCAACGATGGTCGGGGCTTCAAACTGGTCGAAGATGACCTTAAAGCCATAGCAGGCTTTGATAAGCTCTGCAGCCTGCAACCATCACCCATCCTCTATGCGCGGCATGAAGCCCCATGGGGTACCCGGAGCGGGATTCTTGACACGGCTAAAACCTCTGCAATCGGGGCAGACAGGAAGACCTGGAAACAGTATATTGTTAAAATACCTGATGACCTGGATAAAAGCCACCTGAGCGTGGTATTTGTATGGGAAACAGTCAACTGGTTCCAGAACAGTGTCCCGCAGAATTCAACAGTCTCAGTATCATCAAGAATCTCCAGCCTGGAGTTCTTAAAGACAATAGTTGATTACACAACACCGGAGGATGGAGCCGTCTCTGTACCCCTGAATTACACCATAAGGGCGTACTTCAACGTCCCCATGGACCCCTCAAGCATCTCAGAGGATGTATTCCATATCATGAAGGATGGCTTCACTGTCAATGGAACAGCAGGTTACATTGAATCCCTGAACTGCGCATACTTCAAACCCTCAACTGAACTTGGGGGTTTAAAGCTGTTCACGGGTTACATAGGCCCGGATATAAGGACGGTGTATGGAAAAATTCTGCCGTCAATGGAACCATACACCTGGACATTCACCACCGCCAGGGGTTACCCGACGGTATGGGAAGAGATATTCTACAATGGAGAAAAGTATCAGATATTCCTTGTATGGGGTCCCGGCTATAATGGTGGAAAACCCGCCTACCTGGGGTCACCAGCCTACCTTTCCTCCATCTACGGCCAGCTACTTGAAATAGATGTTGTAAAATACGTCAATGGGAAATACTATGAGGTTTCCAATCCGGATATCAGGAATATTGTATTCCTTGGGGCACTCAGAAAATCCTTTTATGAGAGCCTTACCTTAACTGGTCTTTCTCTCATCGACCAGGCCCAGGTTGATTATGTTACAGACGCCGCATCATCAATACTTTCAGATATAGCATACTACAGCTGGCTGATAGCAACATTCGGACAGATCCCTGGAGCTCCGGATGCTGATGATGTCATAAGGGCCTCCATCGCCAGGGCCATTGGAAGCGGAGTTTACCAGATCCATGTACCCGGATATTATGATAAGTTGCTGAACACCTTCAGCACTACCCTGACGGGTGTAAATGTCCTGAATGATGCATACATCAAGATAAATAAGTGGCTCAAGGTTATCCCGGGGGGAACAGAAAAAAACGCCCTCTCAGATGTTCTTAGTGTCCTGGATGTTGTGGATAAAAGCCTTCAATTCCAGAAGGACATGGTGGAGTATATCTTCACTCTCATGTGGCAGCTTGAAGTCGCAGATACATACAGGCCCCAGCTCGTGTTAATCAGGGATTACACCTCAGGGGACACGAGGGAGGCCCTCACAGAGCTCCTGACATGGGACGAAAGCTCCATCATGTCAGAGATATCAGGTCTCATCCTGAGATTCTATATTGAACAGGGTCTCAGCCTCCTGAAGGATGAGGTCAATGACGTTCTCATGAAGACACCTGCCATGCCCGCAGTTCTTATCATGAAGGTCCTCGAGAAGGTGGTCAGCTATCTGAAAATCTTTGACTTCCGTTCACAGGCATGGACAGCAAAATACATTGCCGACGCCAGCAACCAGTTCATCCAGGTAAGGGAGGGGTTAATTGAGGCCCTGAAATACCATGCCCAGAAAACACCATGGGACTACTCACTGATTTCAATGGCCTCAGGACTCTGCTATTCAACCGCCTCTGATTTCTTTGAGACAAGGACGGAGATGGTAAAGATACTGAAGAGATGGCCATCACTTATAGCGGGGACCGACCCCGCCAGACTCGATTACCTCCTTGGAGTGTATTCTGGTCTTGCAGCAGATTACAGAGGACATGCATCAAATATCATACCTGACCTGTTCTCTTCAAGCAGAGATCTGTCACTGCTACTTCCACTCATCAAGAGTCCGGCCACCGCGAGCCCCACCTACATCCATATAGGAGCATTTTCTCCGGTTACGCTCCTTATAACAGCACCTGACGGCAGGAGAATAGGATATGATCCATTGAAGGGTATTGTAAATGATTTTGGAGCTGAGGCCTTCTACAACAGCCCCTACAGCGAACCCCAGGCAATAGTTCTCCCGATGATTGAAGGAGAATTCCGGATCCAGTTATACGGCGTTGATAGTGGAAGTTACAGAATAATTCTTGAGGTCCTTGATGAGAATATGGAGCCACTTTCAGGTTCAGAATGGATAGGGGAAGCAGTTCCAGGGATGATGAAATCCTTCAGTTGCTTTGTTGATGGATTCGGTTCCTCATACAGGCACGACGCAACCCCTCCTGTTATAACGGTCACCGGGGTGAGGAACGGTGGCGTCTACACTGGCACGGTCAGACCCGTGATAACCGTCAGTGATGATAACCTTGAATCATGGATTTCAATCCTCAACGGTGATCCATATACCGGTGGACCGGTCACTGCACCTGGAACCTACTACATGATAATAAGGGCAAGTGATGGTGTTAACATAGTCTATTCACTGATAGTATTCACAATAAAAGCAGCTGCGACGCCGGGAGGGACCGGTGTAACCCCCGGCGGAGTATTCATAGAACAGATAAGCCGTTTAAGTGCCGGACCTGTTTCAGCAGGCGGAAGCATCGCTGAAAGCGTCATCAACATGACTGCCGTCCCCGGGGGACAGAAAAAGGTGGTTGATTACACCTGGCTCCTGGCGGGCCTCCTTGTATCAGTTCTTATTGCAGGTTTATACTCTGCAATCAGGAAAATGAATAAATGA
- a CDS encoding YkvA family protein: MNMEFTDFYDILRENLNSYRGDYERIVDYAPDLFRLLSDLLQSRDIEREDRLMICAAMGYLVAPNDIIPEEIFGPHGYIDDVYLCSVVIDELAGRMGYRFLEEYWSGDEDLESVVEECISRTSEILGDKRSSVLEYTGLR; encoded by the coding sequence ATGAATATGGAATTCACAGACTTCTATGATATACTCCGCGAGAACCTCAACAGTTACCGGGGAGATTATGAGAGGATAGTTGACTACGCCCCTGACCTCTTCAGGCTACTATCAGACCTCCTCCAGAGCAGGGATATAGAGAGAGAGGACCGGCTGATGATCTGCGCAGCCATGGGCTACCTTGTGGCCCCAAATGATATAATACCCGAGGAGATATTTGGCCCCCATGGCTACATAGATGACGTCTACCTCTGCTCCGTGGTTATTGATGAGCTTGCAGGCAGGATGGGCTACAGGTTCCTTGAGGAGTACTGGAGCGGCGACGAGGATCTTGAATCAGTGGTGGAGGAATGCATCTCCAGGACCTCTGAGATACTGGGTGATAAGAGGTCCAGTGTCCTTGAGTATACGGGTCTCAGATGA